The Euleptes europaea isolate rEulEur1 chromosome 7, rEulEur1.hap1, whole genome shotgun sequence genomic sequence acagcagtcaTCCAGGATTCACTGTGATCTTTTCCCAAACTTTGCAGCAGGTTTGGGAAATATTAGATAAAAGCTGGGGAAACTCTGGGAACGCAACACAGTGGTGCAGGGAAGCAAGTAGAAACGCCGCTTCCCTGCAGCATTGATCGGGGTGGGGGGCAAACAGCCTGTGCAGAAACAGCTGTGAAGTCGTGATTCTGTGTTTTTGTGCCATGGTGGTGCCACAAAGCACTGGCTTCATATTTTTTTCTGGTATTGTTCTGATATGTGTATTTACAGTGGGCTTTTGCCGAGTCTCGGTCCAAATTGTAAGCGTCTCTGCAGATTCATGGTGTTAATGCGTTTTTTACACCATGGCAGCATCCGACTTAAAGTCTTCATTTGTCTTGAGCAGATCTTGCAGCAAAAGAACCAGTGGAGGATACAGACCCCAGCACCTTATCTTTGGAAGAGGTAGGTAATTTGCAAAGTATCAAGTATTTTAGATGTTGATTACCATTTTGTACCTTCAGAATAATTTAATAAATTGCTGGATGTCATTGGTTCAAATTAGATGCGTGACCATCTGGCAATTTTCTTGATAGTGTCCACTGAAATCACTATATCGACTATAAAGGAAGCAATGgcctttgcaagacctgagccaggctgttaatgacaggacatttggaggtcattaattcatagggtcaccataagttggaagtgacttgatagcacataacacacacattcactggctgcccattcctgaccttgcgGTGTCTGGGGACGGCGTAGACGTGGCActgccgtggcacctccaaacctgtttcccagttgccaaaaggctttaaaaagcctttcggagacttttaaagttttaaatagggcaaaatgccccattgagaacagcgacgctgtgcctgcaaaaaagcaggcgcagcaatgctgtttgtCCCGCTGGCGTGCCacgccaaaaggggacaggaagctgcctatcagcagctctgccccttggcaCGCCCCAGGAACACAGCCCAGCATGCCAGTATGAGGATTTGCACCGGTAGGATGCTGgtccagctggcatccctgggcggcgctgccatggcagcgccaggaGACCAGCGTCCAGGCTTCCCCGCCAGCGTTGGGCCCATCCGGTCCAGTGCAAGTAATACCGATGCCGGTGCAGGGGCCTTGaatgccggcacagccccttcctggcctccaaaggacttttgtcctagaggctcaggaatgggctgtaaatgatgAATTTAGATGATGTTATGACAGTTGGTTCACTTTCACTTGAGATGATTGGCCATACAAACAATGGTATGCTTCAGATGTTACAACAAACCCAGAAACAAACTTTGGGCGGGGGGAGGTTGTTAGGCTTGCgtgagactcccccccccatcttgttcCCTTCCTAGTAATTAAAGGCTTTTATGACAAAACATTGTTTGTCATTACATTTGAACTCCACATTCTAGTTTGCTctcttcccagcaagccaggattCCAAACTGTGGTTTAAGTTCTGATTTGGAATCCTGATTTCTAGGAAGGACAGCAAACCACAGTGTGTGGTTTGGCTGTAATGGCAAACTGTGATTTGCTGCAAATATAGAAGTATTTCATTCCGTGTCGTGCTTGAGAGGAGAATGGGTAGTGAAGGGTTGGAGTGTGAGTTTGAAGATGCTTAAAGCTCATTCCCATAACAAAAGACcatgatgttgttgttgttacgtGTGAGGCATGCTAATATCTTCATCAAGTTgctttttggaggaagggaggggtttgcATATGTAGTTCAGAAACTTAGGTTTCATTACTGCACTTCAAGTGCTTAATCTCTTGCAGAAAGATATAACATTCCATTAGATTCCCATCAAATCCCTGTGTTGTGCTATATTCAATGATGTAATGCCCCATTACCGATAGAATATTTCAATTTGAAGAACCAATTGAATCAACATCAGAGATAAGAGAAGGGAATACACCAATAAGCAATGGGAAAACCTTCTACAGGCCATAAACTCCAACAATTCGAGAGCCTTTTGGTCCATAGCTTCTGGGGCACTTAATACCAGAGGCCTGAATATGTCGAACATCTCATCTAGCAATTGGTACCAGTACTTTGCAGAAGTATCCATGAGGATGGACCGGGTGGGAATGAGCTGCTACCCCCCTTCCAGCTGAGACACCAGAGTAGCCGCCTGTTTCCCCGGAAGAAATAATTGAGTTAATCCAACAATGATGTATTTGTTAAATAAATCACTGAATACAACATGAGTATTTCATTGCTGTATATGATGTTAGACCTCCATTTCCCCCTACTTGTCTGCAAAACAGGAGGATTGTTGAATCCCAATGGACTTGCACTGCTCTGTTATTTCTTGATAGTGTCCACTGAAATCACTATATGGACTATAAAGGAAGCAATGgcctttgcaagacctgagccaggctgttaatgacaggacatttggaggtcattaattcatagggtcaccataagttggaagccaATGGCCATAGCAATAAATGGTAAATGAATCCCAATGGATGGCTAGTGAGGGCTGTGATTTGGCTTGGTGGACTGCAAGTTATGCAGACCTAAAATAGAGGGATGAACTAAAGACTTTACAGGGCTGAAAATCAGCAGGTTGTCAAAAGTGTCTGGGAAAATGATATTGTATAAACCAGTGTCTCTCTGTTTTTTGGACAGGCAGAAAAATATCCTGTTCAAGATACAGGGTCACCGAAAGGTAAGTGCAGAAAATGGCAATGGCTATTATATTTGTCCCTTTGTATACTTGAAATATGTAATACAAATATGAATATCATTTTAATGATGGTATACATTGTATTTCTCTGTATGGCTGAGTACAACCACCCTTCTTGTCTGACACACAGCCTGAACTGACATGATCATCTAGCTAAATTTTAGACAACGTCTTTTTCCAAGAACACGAAATGTAACAGAATTTTTGTCTTTTAGATGAGGAATACCAAACAGAAAAAGTGACATTGGAAATAGCTTCCATTAACATTAGGAGCCTAACATCGGACTCAGGCCTGATACAACAGGTAAAGAAAACACTGTTAAGCTATCATTTTAGAATAACtttgattagggttaccaggttgcttggattggtgggcaattttcCGCCATTCCATCAACAGGCTCAGGAGAGGGTATGCATGCCTCGATTATGGCACTTCtagttttacacccggaagtgccgaaTCATGGTGGGCCACTTTACTACTGAGCCCCCAAAAACGCTagcgatgtggtgcttccgggtataaattggaagtgacataatcgcatTGGTACGGCTGGCTGCACGCAGAATCCCCTCCCCGGCTCTCcctaaaaacctctcgctggaggagaagggggaccttgcaaccctagcttTGATACATAAAACTTAATACTTAATACTTAAAACTTGATACATAAAACTCATGTTCATTTTTAATTGGTCATGTCTGCTTCATGTACGCTTTTTATTGTCCTAATTTGAGAActaccactaaggttgccaagtggacagaaaaaaaatgttcttttaacAGAATTTCAATGAGTGGAAATGAGCAACTGAAATTTGTCATGGCAGGAAGTTAAGTAACATTACCTGAGGATTACTTGCAGATCAAATTGATATTAATGGGACCGCTAGAGGGACCAGTTTGAAAGCTGGTAACCTAATGcgggtagatcatgatgggtagccgtgttagtctgtctgtagcagtagaaaagagcaagagtccagtggtaccttaaagactaacaacatttctggcagagtatgagcttttgtgagtcacagttcacttcttcagatacgtggGTAGGTGTTGGATGTAATTATCATGTAATTATCATGTAGGCAAGGCTGGTTAATGGATATAAAAAGGAGAAAATGTTGCTGTAAAAACTGTCATGGGCCAGAAAGATGTTCCAACCCTGGCTGCTGTCCTTGCATCTTCAGTCAGGGGAGGGAGATGCTAATGAGGAACTGGGTTCGtattctaacagtgcaattctaagaaccctttccttggagtaagccacattgaatagacttgagtaagATTCTGAGCAGCCCTGCTTGGGATTACTCTCTCAGGCTCACAGTTGCCAGATCAGGAGGTGAGACTTTTAAGGAAGGCAATCTCTTGGTCAATCATTGTATTATCAAacatcagattcccccccccccccacatagtgaaatatatatttccccatccaaatgcttcaCTGTATTCACTGTTACAGAACCCATATTTTGCCTGTAGGGTATACTGGTTTTTCTTGTCTTGCATCATATTATGCAAGACAAATCTGTAGTTTTGTCTGATCTTGCCGTTTATTAGCAGACAATAAAACAATCTTGTTAAATGGCTGGGTACATTGTTTTTACAATATGCACATCAGATGGTGCGCAACATGATGGGCGTAATCTTATCTGTGAAACCGATGTTTGAGAAGTATTTATATGTTATGTATGGAAAATCTTTATTGACCTATGTTGTTTAAAGCTTGGGTGGCCCACATGCTGCACAGGTGCCACAAGGGTCATGCACAGTGGGCATTTGTGGCATGCCCTGACAGGAAGGCTGGTGAGCCTGGCTATGGGGCACAGTCAGGATAACACTCTTGCCAGTCTCTTGCCTGTCCCCAGCACTGCATGGCTGCCTGCTTCTTGGCTCCTGTTTCCTAGAAGCAAAATTACCTCAAGACATACTGGTGTGCAAGTGCTTGCTGCACATATGCACTAGTCCAGGGGTCAGCAAaatcattagtcaaaagagccaaatatcaacagtacaacgattgagatttcttttgagagccaaatttcttaaacttaaactatataggtagctacatttattaacttaataaactttaattaaagttttaagtcttaattaaactataggtatactgaataaaacttgatatcatacttaatagtgatcttatttattgataaaaattaaattgtaagtccctgccatttccccctccccgcctggagtcctcgtctggaggcctggtctaccgccataaaagcctattggtagacctggcctccggctgagtcccgttgggaggccaggtctacccattggctttcttggcagtagacctggcctctggaggcccatagaagccaattggtagacctggcctctgaagggggacttgagTTCATGGCTCCTGCGGGAGACGTGCCCAACATAATATAAACTGAAATCAAGGTGTATGAGGTTCTTATTTCTTCCTCTAGAATTCTtgtctgcttggaatgcagattAGACACTATGCACcttggtcctaataaaggtatTAATTTAGGTTATTTTCTTTTAACAAGATTTTAATGCAAGATTACTTTTGTTTGCAGCCAGAAGAGGACGATGATAGCCAAGGTAGTACCAGTGGATCACTCACAGGTAATTAGTGATACTGTGATCATTACAAATAACTGGTTCAAAAGTCACATTTTCCCTggcccgtagggttgccaggtcccccttggctaccagcgggggatggggagtagggttgcgagctccaggttgggaaactcctggagatttgaggatggagcctgaagaggaagggacctcagtggggtacaatgccttagagtccaccctccaaagcatcaattttctccaagggaagtgttctctgtagcctgggaatgagctgtaattccaggagatccccagaccccacctgaaggctggcatccctgcctgGCCACACCACCCATTTTCTCATGAGCCGAGTACCCCATCCGGTTGTATTGATAATCTGGCTTCTGTAAAAGTGAATATGGTGAagcatttgaatggggaaatatatatttccctattgggaggggggcagaattCCAATTTTTGCAGTTTCAGAAGTGCAAGTGGTTCTTCACAGTTGGTGACATTCATCGTCACGTAGGCAACCAATGGGTGTCTGCAGTGGGCACACAGGCAGAACTTGCTGGATTGTTGGAGGGGCGTTCTGATGGAAATTTTCATTTTCCCTGCCTTCTAATGGAAGCAgagaaaactacaattcccataaACCTGAGCAGGAAGACACACTTGGGAAGAATGGGAAGAGTAATTTGCAGCAATGATCAGCCCTACCTAGAGCCtaatcctctgcttaaagagtgAGCGCCAAAGCAGCTCCTTTGCAAAGGTAAAATTTGTGGTTTGGGAGGTAAAAGAACTGATGTGTAAGGGGGAAAGGGTGTGGGGGAAAACAAGCCCTTCTTTTTATGTTTGCACACACATATTTTGTGACAGCACCATCAAACATTCATATGTGCCCATGAAACTTTTTTGAGTGGCTAACAGAGATGCTTGTATTTTTCAAGTAAAGCACAGGCCTTTGCTTGTTGTTACAAGAAATACATAGCCTTTTACTATAGATCACATCCTTTTTTATTCTTCAACTGATGTTTAGAACTGCTGGTGTATTATGTTGAGCTGCAAAGAGTTTTGCGTGTTTATATTTCCACATTGTTCAGTTCCTGAGGTGGATTCTATGAGCCaccatggtttagtggttaagagtgttggactaggatctgggagatccaggttggaatccctatactgccatggaagctccctgggtgaccttgggccagtcatactctcttagcctaacccaactcatagggttgttgtgagtataaaatagagaacagtccccattggggagaggtTAGATATAAACGAAGGGCATAAATGAACGAATAGATACATGCAGAAAATTAACATGGACTTGCTTGTCCATATTACTTGTTTTGGGATGAATCCATGAACAGGAATTCATGATCCTGTTCCTGGCATTTTCCTTGTAGAATTACAGGAATAACTAATTCGGACATAATTTTGTCACCAACATTTGGTTACAAGGGCTGCTTCAAAAAGGCATTCTGTGATCCCTGAAGAGTAGAGTGGGATCAGGCTTTGCTTATTTCTGTGGGATGTATCTCAGCAGTGGAGCACAGGCTCTGCATGCATAATGTCCCttgttcaatacctggcatcttcagttagaaAGGTCTCAGGAGAACTGGGAAAGAGCCTTACTTGACATCTTGGCAAGCCACCACCAGCCAGAATAGAAAATACTAGGCTAGAAGGGCTAATGacctgactcagcagaaggcagctttataAGTTTCCTATTGTCTTTATGTAGAGCATGAGAAAAATGTCTCTATTAGAAAAAGTCAGTGCATTTCCCATTAAAACTTTATTATGGTCCAcaaccagcacaaaaacaggtacagggaataaacaaaaggaataagatcagtatacaaccaaactcatgtagcaactgccaacaaaCATGGTATATACCAAATGCAAACTACTGGATAAACATAACTTATAAAcaaatttacaatttgaaattctcCTTGTCAGATACTAAAAATTTAAATCCTACCCAGAAACTTTAAAACTCTACCACTCTTTATGTCAAAAGGCTCTTTTtactttttctaaaattacaaacttgGGTTCAAAATGGAGCAACCAGCCGAGTTGTTTCATGATTCTTGTCTGAGAGAAAAGATTcaagtttaattttattagatctcccagTGAACCTTTCCAGCAATGGCCCAATAGTTTAGCTACGGATGTTATTATATAGAGCACAATCAAACAACATGTGCTCAATCGATCCAGTCTCTCTAAGTGGGCATGCACATAATCTCTGTTCGTAtggtattttcttctattttccCTCCAATACTGCAGAGGGTAAGATGTTACTTCTGGCTAACGTGAACGCCTTTCTGGCCCTATTAGGTTCCAGAAAATGTAAATAGGTTGCCGGAGCTGCTATATATCGTAACATTTTCAGGCGAGATAAAGCTAACCCTTTAGCACTGCGAACGTTCGGCTTTACGTGACAGGAAACAAAGCAGTAACTCCTTAATACAACTGTAATTCTAGCGCTGAAGAAATCATACACAGAAAATGGCACCTGCTCCTTATGTATGTCTCGCCAACCAACCATCAGTGATTTGCTGAATGATGAGGACTTGTTGTATATGATGAGGATAAAGTTGGACCCGTCCCACCCCACGGTGAAAAACTGGAGAAACTTTGCAAACAAATGGGGGATGACCTATGACGAATTGTGCTTCCTGGAACAAAAGCAACAGAGCCCCACCTTGGAGTTTTTGCTACGGAACAGTGACAGGACTGTGGAGCAGCTGATCAATCTGTGTAAATTGTACCAAAGAGCTGATGTTGAAAAAATGCTTCTGAAGTGGGTGGAGAAAGAATGGCCAAAGAGAGGCCATGGAGCCTATCAGAATAACTTCTAAACAAGGGAAAGAAATGCCTGATCCATATTATTTCTATGGTGGAAAAGTGATTGAGTGGCAGGGGGTCGTTTACGGGTGTATATTTCCTTTGTGGGGGAAAGGAGACACAAGTTCATTTTTACAGCATACGTTGTTTAAGATATCTCTGGGTACTTAGCCTTCATAATTAAAACTACGTTTTTTAAATGTGAACCAACCTTCAATCTATTGTTCGGTGCTCATGTTTTTTCCAACGCAGctagagaaaaaaaatgaaaattacaGAATGCTGTTTGGGCTTTTATTTAAACCTTAGTCTGTTGTATAAATCTTAATTCTGTTAATGCCTGTACTGCTTGTACTCAGAGGTGAATTAAAGTGAGGAGGGGGGACTAGTGTTAGGACTTCTCGTTGAAGAACTGTCCATACCTTTATTTGCTATCTGTTTGGTTCAAGTCAGACCTATTAAAGTAAGGCCTGTTCTGTTTCTTCCCAGGCTGCTGCTGTTTGTTATAAAGTAAAGAAAGCAGACCAGAACAGCACTTTGGGTATTCCTGTATGGTTTCCTTCTGTCTGTTCATCCGTTTGTATCTACACATATTTGTGTGAAATGAGTCATGTACTTCTGAATTATTGATATAGGTGTACCTCAAGCTCTTTACTTTTCTTTAGTACCAGTGTAGCTTCAGTTTCATTACCTTAGTCCTGGGTTGTCAGTTTCACTCTCCTTTTGAAGCTTCTGATCAGTAAATACCTTCCCTTGAAGGGTGACTTTTCTTTTGCTATTGTCTAGCTATTGGATATCATGCAGATCTTTCATGTTCtgacatgcataataaaaataaactctgGTCTGTTTTAGGAATGTTTGGATTCATTTAATACTTGAATATTCTACTTGGGAGAAATTAATTCAAAGAAAATATCATAAACCATAAAGACTTTAAATTAatttttgctgcataaagcagtgcTTTGCCGGTACAAAACCCTGTATTGTGAACCGAAAAACATATTTAGCTCTCAGAGAATTTTTCAAGTctcattttcttctttgtttcaGAGTATCCAAGTTTGCCAGCATCTCTCCCATTTAGACCTTTTGGTCGCTTTGAATTAAAATGGTTGGATCTAGTGTGCGTAATTAAaatcaaatatatttttaaaattaaaagtattttaagaGTGATTACCTTAATTGAAATTGCTCTTTCCCTGTGGCAATTAGAAGATACGTTGGAACATGTTTTCTGAGACATTTTGAGAGCTTGTGTTAGAGCAAGCTGTTGCAAAGCACTTAACAGTGTTATGGTCATAGTCATGAGAACCTTCTTAATAATCTTCAGTGGTACTACTGAAATCTGATTGTGAAGTTAACTTTTAGATGGAGTCACAGTATAGAATATGCATTGGTTTATGTAGCATGACACAGTAATCTCCCTATAGTGCAGAATGGTGGGCCGAGTGCCAATTAAACGCTAAAAACCAGCTGCTGTTTGATTTACATTATGAAATAACACAAATTCAAATGGCGACACACATGTTGGGATATATTTTTACATGTGTCATGAATCACAGTACTTAGGATATACTGATACATGACTCTGATCCCATGAATCAGAGCAGAGAGCTAACCGACTATAAATTCAAGGACAGTATTTTCCAGAATTTTCAAGGAATTTTCAAATTTCCAGAATTttccagagccccgtggcgcagagtggtaagctgcagtactgcagtccaagctctgctcacgacctgagttcgatcccaacggaagttggtttcaggtagccggctcaaggttgactctgccttccatccttccgaggtcggtcaaatgagtacccagcttgctgggggtaaaggggagatgactggggaaggcactggcaaaccaccccgtaaacaaagtctgcctagtaaacgtcgggatgtgacgtcaccccatgggtcaggaatgacatggtgctttcacaggggacctttaccttttattttccAGAATAAAGGCCTCAAGCCTGTTTAACCTCACTCcctcaaaaacaaagcaaaaacccCCACACCTTTCCCGGGTTCCAGTGCTGTCTATGAATGAGTCCCTTTAAATTCAATAGGAGTTATTGAAGTAATCATGCTTAGGACTGAAGCATACTTTTCAGATATGCTGAGCTGATGAAAACGTAACTGAAAACCAGGTTGTTTTTAGCTTGACTACTAGATTATTTCTCTTTATGCCAATTGGTGTAATCTCTAATTTGAAAGACAGGACAACCATTCTAAGTATGCTTACTTTGGAGTAAACCTCCTTGAACTCAGCGAGACTTGCCTCAGCATAAATAAATTATTCAGAGTTGGGCCTGTTTCAGTCTACcgggagggaagagaaggagcaGAAGGAAGATCTTGACAACTATTTGATGTCTTTGCCGAGGATTGACTTCCCCCTTCCTGTTTCAGGTAATGTATAAAGCTTGGGCATGGCTTCAGATGAGCCAGCTAATGAGACCAGAACCAGCCCCAAGACATTGTTGTGGTTTGTTTATTGTATACTggtttatttatatattgtattttctgctgtaagcctctttggtccggaggtggggggagca encodes the following:
- the EDARADD gene encoding ectodysplasin-A receptor-associated adapter protein: MASPGEPPPEDLAAKEPVEDTDPSTLSLEEVEKYPVQDTGSPKDEEYQTEKVTLEIASINIRSLTSDSGLIQQPEEDDDSQGSTSGSLTALKKSYTENGTCSLCMSRQPTISDLLNDEDLLYMMRIKLDPSHPTVKNWRNFANKWGMTYDELCFLEQKQQSPTLEFLLRNSDRTVEQLINLCKLYQRADVEKMLLKWVEKEWPKRGHGAYQNNF